The sequence ATTGCCATAGCAGACGATCATAAAATTTTTGCAGAGGGTATTAGAAGTGTTCTTAAGGAACAGGAATGGATAAACTGGGTAGGCGAAGCGTTTAATACAAGAGATGCCATACAATTGTATATTGACAGAAGACCTGATATTTATTTACTTGATTATCATTTTCCTGATGGAACAGGGTATCAGGTTGCCGAAAAAATTTTGTCACAGTTTCCGGAGGCCAAAATCATTCTTCTTAGTATGGAGAACGATAACGACATTATGTTGGAGTGTAAGGCACTGGGAGTAAGGGGATATATCATTAAAAACCTTTCCTCAGATGAATTGATTGAGGCTATTGAGACCGTCTTACACAATCAATCCTTTTTTATGTGGGGCGAGGAAGAAGCAGCATTGATGAAAGATGCAGAGGGCGGACTTAGTAAAAGAGAGAAGGAAATTGTATCCTTAATCACCAAGGGGTTTACGAGCCAGGAGATAGCAGATGCCATTAATTTGAGTGTTCTTACCATAAATACGCACAGAAGAAATATCTTGCGCAAATTAAATTTGAAAAATACGGCCATGATGGTTCAATATGCCCGTATCAATAAATGGTAAAACTCCTTTAATGCGAAAGACACTTATTGTATTGGCTTTTACTGCTCTTACATCCTGTACTACTTATAAACAACTCACTGTTCAGTCTTCAGAGTCTGTTAAACAGTTAAAGTATTTGCACACGTATACCGTTCCCTTCAACCTGCAATACAAGGAAACTACAGTTGGAGGCCTATCCTCCATTGACTATGATGAGAAGTCGGATATGTATTATCTGGTTTGTGATGATCGCTCTGCTATCAATCCGGCCAGGTATTATGCTGCAAAAATTAAGATTGGACAGCAAAAAATCGATACGGTTATTTTCACTAACCGTTATTTCATGCTGGATCAAGGCGGCAAAACCTATCCGGGAATTAAAGAAAATCCATTCCGGGTTCCCGATCCGGAAGGCATGCGCTATATTCCTGCTGGTCGCAATCTCGTATGGTCAAGCGAAGGGGAAAGATCATTCAGAGCAAATGACACAATACTGAATAACCCGGCAATTTACCTGATAAACAAGGCCGGTATGTGGAAAGACAGTTTTAGATTACCGGCTAACTTAATTATGTCTGCAGAAGAAAAAGGACCCAGGCAAAACGGGGTGCTCGAGGGAATGAGCTTTACCAATGACTTCAGATTTTTAATGACCAATGTAGAAGAGCCCTTATATGAAGATGGCCCAAGAGCTGCACCAGAGCGAAATCAGGCTATGATTCGTTTTTTTGAATTTGATACTAAAACCAAAAAGCCTACGCGTCAGTTTGCGTATGAGTTAGAGCCTGTTGCTCATTTGCCAAATCCTGCAAATGCTTATTATATAAATGGTGTACCAGAATTTTTGTACATAGGCAATGATCAATTGATCGTATTGGAAAGATCTTATTCTACAGGAAGAATTCCTTGTACCATCCGAATCTTTCTTGCAGATTATAAACAGGCTACAGATGTGGCATCATTGGGTTCTTTAAAAAACAGGAATGCCTACAAACCCATGAAGAAAACCTTATTGTTGAATATGGATCAATTGGGCATTTTTACTGATAATATAGAAGGGATTACCCTGGGCCCGATACTTCCTAATGGAAACAGAAGTGTCATATTGGTTTCAGATAATAATTTCAGTCCTACACAACAATCACAATTTTTGTTGCTGGAGCTGATCACAGAAAAAAAAGGCAGATAATAGATGCGTAAATATTCGTTTCAATTCTTTTTCAATCTTTTATTACTTCTCTGGATTGTATCCACTATAGCTGCCTGCAAATCACCAGAGAAAAATGGTCTGCCACATATTATTATTGAAACAGGATACGGAGACATTGAAATTGAGTTGTATACGGATAAAGCACCATTAACAGCGAATGCTTTTTTACGTTATATCGACTCTGGCTATTATGATCAGTCTAACTTTTATCGGGTGCTCAATATGTATAATCAACCCTCGAATGCACCAAAGGCATTTTTAATTCAGGGCGGAATCTGGAAATCGAACAATGAATTGGCACAAAGCCTTCCTGGTATTCCACACGAAAGCACCAAACAAACAGGCATCTTACACAAGGAAGGAACCATTTCTATGGCCAGAAACGAACCGGGTTCAGCTGGTCCTGAATTTTTTATTATGGTAGAAGAAGAAACAGGATTTGATTTTGGAGGAGAAAATATGGGAGACGGATTGGGATTTGCTGCTTTTGGTTCGGTTGTTAGGGGAATGCCGATTGTTAGAAAAATACACAACCTGAAAGAAGCCAATCAATACTTGCAACCCCCCGTTTATATACATACTATCAGAAGAAAGTAAGGCTTATCGTTGAGCAGGCTGGTATTCATATACCACTTCAAATGTTTGTTTTTTCAGGGAAGGAATACCTTGACCAATTTTTAAATCCTTCCATTGTGGAGTAGGTTCACATACCCAATAAGGATTTCCCTTGTACATGATAGGATTGCTTTGAGGCGCATCAAACTGAATGGCTACAGTTACGTGTTGCGGGTAAGAAAGTACAATCATGGGTAGATTATAAATTTCTTTTACCAGATAGAAGAAAAACGCAGCACGGTCTTCGCAATCACTGTAATCAGAATACAAGGTTTGTTCAGGAGAAAAGCGCATGTCTTTTCCATATATGGTTGCATCGTTTTCAAATGCGAATGAAGATCTTGTTAAGTGCATCAAATAATCAACCCCTTTTTTCTGATCCATTTTGGCCACTACATCTTTCAGTGCAGGTATTAATGACTGGTAAGTTGCGTTGCTTAAGGGTGCAGTAAACTGCATGGCATATTCAACGGAAGGATAGTTGTTGAACAACTTGTTTATAGACTTATTCACTTTTACTTTAAACTCATAGTTCCGCTGACCATAGGCAAACTGGATCGGTTTTACTTCGTAGCGATCAAGATTAAAATCGGGCATCCGATTGATTTTATAAGAAAAAGCTTTTGCTTCCTGGCTTCTCTTTGTCAATTGAATGTTTTGAAAAGCTCCGGCTTTAAAATCGATTTTGCTTCCGTAATCGTGATAGTTCAGACAAATAAATTGGTTTCCATTTAATACCATAGAAGGAATATCATACACATTTTCATTAGACTGCACATACATGAGCAGCGTATCGTTTCTTAAACGAGTAATGGCATTGTAACCTGTCTGATTCAGCAAAAACCATTTGTAAAGTGTATAGCGTTGATAATTGTCTTTTTTGGGACTGATGGCTTCAGCGGCGGTTCTAATCAACTGATAAAACAACCAGTCATCCAATTGTTTCTCATTTTTATAAGCCTGCAGGTTATTTACCAATTCTTGATAAGGCAGCCGGGAAAGGGAGCTGTAAAATTCTTCTATGGAATGATGGCTCAGGGGTGTTGACAAAGAAACATTCAGCTGATGGATATCAGGAGTATGTACGGTATCCCCATAAAAATCTACAAAAGACGACTCCACAAAAATAGCCTGTTGCTGAGCCTGGGCAGGTTGTCCCCAAAGACAGACCCCAATGATTAATATGGTCCAAATACCCCTTTTCACTGATAGTGGATTCCCTTAAAGTTACAAAAAGGTAACAATTAATTAATATTAAGTTTTTTCAAAGCCTTGTTAAAAACCAGTATTATCCCCTTTTTGCCCTATTTACGGTTAAATTTGCCCATAATTAAGCCATGCCATTTCAATTACACACTAATTATCAGCCAGCAGGAGACCAGCCCAAAGCCATTGATGCCCTGGTGCGTGGCGTAAATGAAGGGGAGCAATACCAGACTTTATTGGGTGTAACGGGTAGCGGTAAAACTTTTACTATTGCCAATCTGATTCAACAGGTCCAGCGCCCTACCCTGGTTTTAACGCATAACAAGACATTGGTAGCTCAGTTATATGGGGAGTTCAAGCAGTTTTTTCCCGAGAATGCGGTTGGGTATTTTGTGAGTTACTACGATTATTATCAGCCGGAAGCTTATATGCCGGTTACCGGAACTTATATTGAAAAGGATCTCAGCATCAACGAAGAGTTAGACAAATTAAGGCTTCAGGCAACTACCCAATTGTTAAGCGGTCGAAGAGATATTATTGTAGTGGCCAGTGTAAGCTGTATCTATGGTATGGGAAACCCTACTGAATACGAAAACGGGATTATCCGTATTCAGAAAGGACAGGTTTTATCGAGACAGGGATTTTTGCATTCTTTGGTTAACTCTTTATACAATCGTTCGCAGGGCGATTTTACCCGCGGAACCTTCAGGGTAAAAGGAGACACAGTAGATATCAATCTACCTTATGTGGATTTTGGGTATCGTATTACTTTTTTCGGAGACGAAATTGAAGAAATAGAAAGCATTGATACGGCTTCCAATAAGCGAATTGGACTCATGGATGCAGCAGCCATCTTCCCCGCAAACCTTTACCTGGCGCCCAAGGATATGATTACACAGGTGATGCATGAAATCCAGGATGAAATGATGTTGCAGGTAGAATATTTTAAATCGGTGGGCAAGTTTATAGAAGCATCGCGGTTAAAAGAAAGAGTGGAATATGATTTGGAAATGATCAGAGAGCTGGGCTATTGCAACGGTATTGAAAACTATTCAAGGTTTTTCGACAGAAGAAAACCCGGCACCCGCCCCTTCTGTTTGCTTGATTATTTTCCCAAAGATTTTTTGTGTGTGATTGATGAAAGTCATCAGACAATTCCCCAGGTAGCAGGTATGTATGGGGGTGATAGAAGCAGAAAACTGGTTTTGGTTGATTATGGTTTCCGCTTACCCAGTGCCATGGACAACCGCCCATTGAATTTTCATGAATTTGAGAGCCTGACTGGCCAAACAATTTTTGTTAGTGCAACCCCAGGTGAATATGAGTTAGAAAAAACAGGCGGTGTGGTGGTAGAGCAGGTAGTTCGTCCAACCGGGCTGTTAGATCCCCCTATTGAAATAAGACCGAGTACCAATCAGATAGACGATTTACTCGATGCCATTGATGATCGTGTTAAAAAAGGCGATCGGGTTTTGGTAACGACGCTTACCAAAAGAATGGCAGAGGAAATGGATAAATATTTGGGAAGAATCAATATTAAATCTAAGTACATACACTCGGATGTGGACACACTCGAACGTGTAGAAATATTGAGGGACCTGCGTTTGGGTGTTATTGATGTACTGGTGGGTGTAAATTTATTAAGGGAGGGATTAGACCTGCCGGAAGTGTCGCTGGTTGCCATTTTGGATGCAGACAAAGAAGGCTTTTTGCGAAACGAACGCTCATTAACGCAAACAGCTGGTCGTGCTGCAA is a genomic window of Sediminibacterium sp. TEGAF015 containing:
- a CDS encoding response regulator transcription factor; the encoded protein is MHNRIKIAIADDHKIFAEGIRSVLKEQEWINWVGEAFNTRDAIQLYIDRRPDIYLLDYHFPDGTGYQVAEKILSQFPEAKIILLSMENDNDIMLECKALGVRGYIIKNLSSDELIEAIETVLHNQSFFMWGEEEAALMKDAEGGLSKREKEIVSLITKGFTSQEIADAINLSVLTINTHRRNILRKLNLKNTAMMVQYARINKW
- a CDS encoding esterase-like activity of phytase family protein encodes the protein MRKTLIVLAFTALTSCTTYKQLTVQSSESVKQLKYLHTYTVPFNLQYKETTVGGLSSIDYDEKSDMYYLVCDDRSAINPARYYAAKIKIGQQKIDTVIFTNRYFMLDQGGKTYPGIKENPFRVPDPEGMRYIPAGRNLVWSSEGERSFRANDTILNNPAIYLINKAGMWKDSFRLPANLIMSAEEKGPRQNGVLEGMSFTNDFRFLMTNVEEPLYEDGPRAAPERNQAMIRFFEFDTKTKKPTRQFAYELEPVAHLPNPANAYYINGVPEFLYIGNDQLIVLERSYSTGRIPCTIRIFLADYKQATDVASLGSLKNRNAYKPMKKTLLLNMDQLGIFTDNIEGITLGPILPNGNRSVILVSDNNFSPTQQSQFLLLELITEKKGR
- a CDS encoding peptidylprolyl isomerase is translated as MRKYSFQFFFNLLLLLWIVSTIAACKSPEKNGLPHIIIETGYGDIEIELYTDKAPLTANAFLRYIDSGYYDQSNFYRVLNMYNQPSNAPKAFLIQGGIWKSNNELAQSLPGIPHESTKQTGILHKEGTISMARNEPGSAGPEFFIMVEEETGFDFGGENMGDGLGFAAFGSVVRGMPIVRKIHNLKEANQYLQPPVYIHTIRRK
- the uvrB gene encoding excinuclease ABC subunit UvrB — its product is MPFQLHTNYQPAGDQPKAIDALVRGVNEGEQYQTLLGVTGSGKTFTIANLIQQVQRPTLVLTHNKTLVAQLYGEFKQFFPENAVGYFVSYYDYYQPEAYMPVTGTYIEKDLSINEELDKLRLQATTQLLSGRRDIIVVASVSCIYGMGNPTEYENGIIRIQKGQVLSRQGFLHSLVNSLYNRSQGDFTRGTFRVKGDTVDINLPYVDFGYRITFFGDEIEEIESIDTASNKRIGLMDAAAIFPANLYLAPKDMITQVMHEIQDEMMLQVEYFKSVGKFIEASRLKERVEYDLEMIRELGYCNGIENYSRFFDRRKPGTRPFCLLDYFPKDFLCVIDESHQTIPQVAGMYGGDRSRKLVLVDYGFRLPSAMDNRPLNFHEFESLTGQTIFVSATPGEYELEKTGGVVVEQVVRPTGLLDPPIEIRPSTNQIDDLLDAIDDRVKKGDRVLVTTLTKRMAEEMDKYLGRINIKSKYIHSDVDTLERVEILRDLRLGVIDVLVGVNLLREGLDLPEVSLVAILDADKEGFLRNERSLTQTAGRAARNVNGLVIFYADKMTESMQRTIDETNRRRAKQIAYNQEHNIIPTTVSKSKEQVFAQTSVLDIKGYDPSNPYAVQADSPLVVHAAEEQETFNTIPQVENAIKKVKKEMEKAARDLDFIEAARLRDEMFNLQKKLEVMK